From Helicoverpa zea isolate HzStark_Cry1AcR chromosome 23, ilHelZeax1.1, whole genome shotgun sequence, one genomic window encodes:
- the LOC124641883 gene encoding uncharacterized protein LOC124641883, which produces MSKHTADHIFPSEDESSDGVQMKVKTKENKKRKSSPTRSPQPSTSKKGKTVIRPIPPITKSTAREVFGSDSDDDAVDAPAEKKPPMIYSYVTRRLANGFSRQIDENKKGAFYIELKVYKCDEIERIQPVNRWRHSVITIKNKTDEDSESWRHLNEFIISTRREFKRCTPTFISSYQ; this is translated from the exons AT GTCCAAACACACTGCTGACCATATTTTCCCTTCGGAGGACGAATCGTCGGACGGGGTGCAGATGAAGGTCAAGACAAAGGAGAACAAGAAACGTAAATCGTCGCCAACGCGCAGCCCCCAGCCGTCTACCAGTAAGAAAGGCAAGACAGTTATTCGCCCCATCCCTCCTATTACCAAGTCTACGGCTCGCGAGGTGTTCGGGAGTGACAGCGACGACGACGCGGTAGACGCACCCGCGGAGAAGAAGCCTCCGATGATTTACTCCTATGTCACACGGAGGCTGGCCAACGGTTTTTCTCGTCAAATAGATGAGAATAAAAAAGGTGCGTTCTACATAGAACTTAAAGTATACAAGTGTGACGAGATAGAGCGGATTCAACCCGTGAATAGGTGGCGTCACTCggtgataacaataaaaaataaaactgacgaaGATTCTGAATCGTGGAGGCACTTGAATGAATTCATTATAAGTACTAGGCGGGAGTTCAAACGCTGTACTCCAACGTTTATAAGTTCATACCAATAA
- the LOC124641885 gene encoding uncharacterized protein LOC124641885, which yields MSDYENDLFNFIPMNRAAAEQNNDKQLNLEGPSSKQLKKSSTAAFTSVKKLTRGAKIIRIEIYDTENFPDHISSLCNCDAELCVQHVVKNVFMDDVYKSVKEIALKVSDIMP from the exons atgtcg gacTATGAAAATGACCTGTTCAACTTCATTCCCATGAACAGGGCAGCTGCGGAACAAAATAACGATAAACAGTTGAACCTAGAAGGTCCTAGCAGCAAGCAACTGAAAAAATCTTCAACGGCTGCATTTAcctctgtaaaaaaacttacacGAGGTGCTAAAATTATAAGAATCGAGATTTATGATACCGAAAACTTCCCCGATCATATAAGTTCATTATGCAATTGTGATGCTGAGTTATGTGTGCAGCATgtggttaaaaatgtttttatggaCGATGTTTATAAATCTGTTAAAGAAATTGCTTTAAAAGTGTCAGATATAATGCCATAA